Proteins from a genomic interval of Synechococcus sp. A15-28:
- a CDS encoding glucose-6-phosphate dehydrogenase assembly protein OpcA, with product MSPQLTLQTPLELAPSEVPTYLEQLWSTEQQGNTGAGANTFCLLIWQPAWAEQQLVRCGRLNGPITGQQSDALLQAGRQAVIDTDLPLSTPPSAGELIASVAQLEGETQADDLRGQYIDPALSELQPRRLITLAPTINAQQGLETLVAAYCPLPEEGGGTTACGDVVVLRGGHDALRDGMSILQPLLPPSMPSWVWWNGFLDEAPDLMEQLACAPRRLIIDTAVGNPAHCLNLLRSRVESGQAVNDLNWLRLRSWRETLAMVFDPPNRRDALCHITQLDIDVEGHHPAQGLLMAAWIADRLGWQLQTSDVTEEGVTARFSRHDGADIRFQLMTVPTGQPSVHAGQMVGLRLICQPEQGQGVCVILCGESGGCMRLEGGGMASLELHEEIVSVQHASPEMDVARLLSGGHDSTNPLLATSASLAARLLN from the coding sequence ATGTCTCCCCAGCTCACCCTTCAGACCCCGCTCGAACTGGCGCCCTCCGAGGTCCCCACCTATCTGGAGCAGCTCTGGTCAACGGAGCAGCAAGGCAACACCGGTGCCGGTGCCAACACGTTCTGTCTGCTGATCTGGCAACCCGCCTGGGCCGAACAGCAACTGGTGCGTTGCGGTCGGCTCAACGGTCCGATCACTGGCCAGCAATCCGATGCGCTGCTGCAGGCCGGTCGCCAGGCCGTGATCGATACCGATCTACCCCTGAGCACACCACCCAGCGCCGGAGAGCTGATCGCTTCCGTCGCCCAGCTCGAGGGTGAAACCCAGGCCGATGATCTGAGAGGTCAGTACATCGACCCGGCCCTGAGTGAGCTCCAGCCCCGACGCTTGATCACCCTGGCGCCGACCATCAACGCCCAGCAGGGACTCGAAACGCTTGTGGCCGCTTACTGCCCCTTGCCTGAGGAGGGAGGAGGCACCACCGCCTGTGGCGATGTGGTGGTGTTGCGCGGTGGCCACGATGCCCTTCGCGACGGCATGTCGATCCTGCAGCCGCTGCTGCCGCCCTCCATGCCGTCCTGGGTCTGGTGGAACGGATTCCTGGATGAAGCCCCCGATCTGATGGAACAGCTGGCCTGTGCTCCCAGGCGCCTGATCATCGACACCGCCGTCGGTAACCCCGCCCACTGCCTCAACCTGCTGCGGTCGCGCGTGGAGTCCGGTCAGGCGGTGAATGACCTCAACTGGCTGCGCCTGCGCAGCTGGCGCGAAACCCTGGCGATGGTGTTTGACCCTCCGAACCGCCGGGATGCTCTCTGCCACATCACGCAGTTGGACATCGATGTGGAAGGTCACCATCCAGCCCAGGGCCTGTTGATGGCGGCCTGGATTGCAGACCGTCTCGGCTGGCAGTTGCAGACAAGCGACGTCACCGAGGAAGGGGTCACAGCTCGGTTCAGCCGCCATGACGGAGCCGACATCCGCTTCCAGTTGATGACTGTCCCCACCGGCCAGCCCAGTGTCCATGCCGGACAGATGGTCGGTCTGCGCCTGATCTGCCAACCGGAGCAAGGGCAGGGTGTCTGCGTGATCCTCTGTGGGGAATCCGGTGGCTGCATGCGTCTTGAGGGGGGTGGCATGGCCAGCCTTGAGCTGCATGAGGAGATCGTTTCGGTTCAGCACGCCTCACCGGAAATGGATGTGGCGAGGCTGCTCAGCGGTGGACACGACTCCACCAATCCGCTGCTGGCCACATCGGCTTCACTGGCTGCCAGGCTGCTGAACTGA
- the zwf gene encoding glucose-6-phosphate dehydrogenase: protein MVATATNPLRVGLRQERVIAPQCLVIFGASGDLTHRKLVPALFELFKQRRLPSEFALLGCARRPWSDEEFRGKMAEALASKIAENQEAWDQFASKLFYEPVDLQKPEDVVRLGGRLETIDQQCATRGNRTFYLSVSPKFYGSGCRALADAGLLKDPQRSRVVIEKPFGRDYGSAQALNRVVKSCGQENQIFRIDHYLGKETVQNIMVLRFANTIFEPIWNRNYISSVQITAAETVGVEERAGYYESSGALRDMVQNHLTQMLAITAMEPPGRFDPEAIRNEKAKVLQAARLADEQEPWNCCIRGQYGPGGSHESPLAGYRQEPGVDPNSTTETYVAMKLFIDNWRWQGVPFYVRTGKRLAKRLSEVVLTFREAPVHLFDAATGGPTANQLILRIQPDEGAEFRFEVKSPGSGMRSRPIDMEFSYDESFGEPSDEGYVRLLADAMLSDPTLFTRSDEVEAAWRLYTPLLELIEDSPWQLPIHPYESRTWGPAAADALLARDGLLWRRP from the coding sequence ATGGTCGCCACCGCCACCAACCCCCTGCGGGTCGGACTCCGACAGGAACGGGTCATTGCACCCCAATGTCTGGTGATTTTCGGCGCCAGTGGTGACCTGACACACCGCAAATTGGTCCCCGCACTGTTCGAACTGTTCAAGCAGCGCAGACTCCCCAGCGAATTCGCCCTTCTGGGCTGCGCTCGCCGGCCCTGGAGCGACGAGGAGTTCCGGGGAAAGATGGCTGAGGCTCTGGCGAGCAAGATCGCTGAGAACCAGGAGGCCTGGGATCAGTTCGCGTCGAAGTTGTTCTACGAGCCCGTCGATCTACAGAAACCGGAGGACGTGGTTCGCCTGGGCGGGCGCCTGGAGACCATTGACCAGCAGTGCGCCACCCGCGGCAACCGGACCTTTTACCTGTCGGTGTCACCGAAGTTTTACGGCAGTGGCTGTCGCGCGCTGGCGGACGCAGGGCTGTTGAAGGATCCCCAGCGCAGCCGTGTGGTGATCGAGAAGCCCTTCGGCCGGGACTACGGCAGTGCTCAAGCCCTGAACCGCGTTGTGAAGAGCTGCGGACAGGAGAACCAGATCTTCAGGATTGACCACTACCTGGGCAAGGAGACGGTCCAGAACATCATGGTGTTGCGCTTTGCCAACACGATTTTCGAGCCGATCTGGAACCGGAACTACATCTCCAGTGTTCAGATCACCGCAGCCGAGACCGTCGGTGTCGAGGAACGCGCCGGGTACTACGAAAGCTCAGGAGCCCTGCGGGACATGGTGCAGAACCACCTGACCCAGATGCTGGCCATCACCGCCATGGAACCACCCGGTCGGTTTGACCCCGAAGCGATCCGCAACGAAAAAGCCAAGGTGCTCCAGGCGGCACGACTGGCCGACGAGCAGGAACCATGGAACTGCTGCATCCGCGGCCAGTACGGCCCCGGCGGCAGCCATGAGTCGCCGTTAGCCGGATACCGCCAGGAACCGGGCGTCGATCCGAACAGCACCACGGAGACCTACGTCGCCATGAAGCTGTTCATCGACAACTGGCGCTGGCAGGGGGTTCCCTTCTACGTGCGAACCGGAAAGAGGCTGGCCAAGCGCCTCAGCGAGGTGGTGCTCACCTTCCGCGAGGCACCAGTGCATCTCTTCGATGCAGCCACCGGTGGCCCCACAGCCAACCAGCTGATCCTGCGAATCCAGCCCGATGAAGGTGCGGAATTCCGTTTCGAGGTGAAATCGCCCGGTTCCGGCATGCGCAGCAGACCGATCGACATGGAGTTCTCCTACGACGAGTCCTTCGGAGAGCCCTCCGATGAGGGCTATGTGCGCCTCCTGGCCGACGCCATGCTCAGTGATCCGACCCTGTTCACCCGGAGCGACGAGGTGGAAGCGGCCTGGCGTCTGTACACACCGCTGCTGGAGCTGATCGAAGACAGCCCTTGGCAGCTGCCGATCCACCCCTACGAATCCCGCACCTGGGGACCTGCCGCCGCTGATGCCCTGCTGGCCCGTGACGGACTGCTCTGGCGTCGTCCCTGA
- a CDS encoding FAD-binding oxidoreductase, which produces MRVSVATAGGTSSSLFTVVASGIQAGSGPSVIRTYRVAMSGLNDLYKRLSASGARIINVSPASEGSPAAPVSASSAPAPQAVTSAPAPKKKPHANVPVNTYKPKTPFLGTVTENYPLVAEGGIGRVQHITFDLSGGEPQLEYIEGQSIGIIPEGEDANGKPHKLRLYSIASTRHGDNYQDNTVSLCVRQLEYKNEAGEQIYGVCSTYLCDIEPGSKVKITGPVGKEMLLPDDEDANIIMLATGTGIAPMRTYLRRMFESRERGANGWNFRGKAWLFMGAPKTGNLLYDEDFLHYEKEFPDNFRYTKAISREQQNAKGGRMYIQDRVLEHAEEIFAMIEDPKTHVYMCGLRGMEPGIDEAMTAAAAAKGLDWSELRPQLKKADRWHVETY; this is translated from the coding sequence ATGCGGGTGTCCGTTGCCACAGCGGGTGGAACTTCGTCGTCCCTGTTCACGGTTGTCGCCAGTGGCATCCAGGCCGGATCAGGGCCTTCGGTGATTCGGACCTACCGGGTGGCCATGAGTGGACTCAATGACCTCTACAAGCGACTTTCTGCCTCTGGGGCCAGAATCATCAATGTGTCACCCGCCAGCGAGGGATCCCCCGCAGCGCCGGTGTCCGCGTCCAGCGCCCCCGCCCCGCAAGCCGTGACCTCTGCACCCGCCCCCAAGAAGAAGCCCCACGCCAACGTTCCGGTCAATACCTACAAACCCAAGACGCCTTTCCTCGGCACCGTCACCGAGAACTACCCGTTGGTTGCTGAAGGCGGTATCGGTCGGGTCCAGCACATCACCTTTGATCTCTCCGGTGGTGAACCGCAGCTCGAGTACATCGAAGGCCAGAGCATCGGAATCATCCCCGAAGGTGAGGACGCCAACGGCAAACCCCACAAACTCCGTTTGTATTCCATCGCCAGCACACGCCACGGCGACAACTATCAGGACAACACTGTTTCGCTGTGTGTTCGTCAGCTTGAGTACAAGAACGAGGCTGGTGAGCAGATTTACGGCGTCTGCTCCACTTACCTCTGCGACATCGAACCCGGTTCGAAGGTGAAGATCACCGGTCCGGTGGGTAAGGAAATGCTCCTGCCCGACGACGAAGACGCCAACATCATCATGCTGGCGACCGGCACCGGCATCGCCCCGATGCGCACCTACCTCCGCCGCATGTTCGAATCACGGGAGAGGGGAGCCAATGGCTGGAACTTCCGCGGAAAAGCCTGGCTGTTCATGGGTGCACCCAAAACCGGCAACCTGCTCTACGACGAGGATTTCCTTCATTACGAAAAGGAGTTCCCCGACAACTTCCGCTACACCAAGGCGATCAGCCGCGAGCAACAGAACGCCAAAGGCGGCCGGATGTACATCCAGGACCGCGTGCTCGAACACGCAGAAGAGATCTTCGCGATGATCGAAGATCCCAAAACCCACGTCTACATGTGTGGCCTGAGGGGAATGGAACCTGGCATCGACGAGGCCATGACAGCCGCAGCAGCTGCGAAAGGCCTGGATTGGTCCGAACTGCGCCCACAACTCAAGAAGGCGGATCGCTGGCACGTGGAAACCTATTGA
- a CDS encoding SRPBCC family protein: MTPLQALFPGGLRSSSHQSETIEQTMERLPGGARRLAVQLKSSIAADVFWDVLTDYTHLADFIPNLSSSELVMRKGETVRLQQVGCQQLLGLRFSAQVLLELREFRPEGLLRFEMLKGDFRRFEGSWQVRTLAEGSSLLYELTVQGCLGMPIGLIEERLREDLSSNLFAVEREALRRCEY; the protein is encoded by the coding sequence TTGACTCCACTCCAGGCGCTGTTTCCAGGTGGACTTCGTTCCTCCAGTCACCAGAGCGAAACCATCGAACAGACGATGGAGCGTCTGCCGGGAGGAGCTCGTCGCCTTGCGGTTCAGCTGAAAAGCTCCATTGCAGCGGACGTGTTCTGGGATGTCCTGACCGATTACACCCATCTGGCAGATTTCATCCCCAACCTCAGCTCCAGCGAGCTGGTGATGCGGAAAGGTGAGACGGTTCGTCTGCAGCAGGTTGGCTGCCAGCAGCTGCTGGGACTGCGGTTTTCTGCACAGGTGTTGCTTGAACTTCGCGAGTTCAGGCCTGAAGGCTTGCTCCGTTTTGAGATGTTGAAGGGGGATTTCCGACGCTTTGAGGGGTCGTGGCAAGTGAGAACTCTGGCGGAGGGTTCCTCCCTGCTGTATGAGCTGACGGTGCAGGGTTGTCTGGGGATGCCGATCGGATTGATTGAGGAACGACTGCGTGAGGATCTCAGCAGCAATCTTTTCGCTGTGGAGCGGGAAGCACTCCGCCGTTGCGAGTACTGA
- a CDS encoding histidine kinase, translated as MGEDDPKGRQRLKLLLVAARHHLSGPDLRSVVHYLERDDVGFQVTLQVADPSQQPELLELHRLVITPALIKLSPSPKQVFAGSNILQQLKGWVPRWQQDGVVSGLGLSLRPTELDGSRTQKELQLEDQLLVLRQENETLIDRIHAQERLLRMVAHELRTPLTAAALALQSQRLGQIDMNRFQDVITRRLEEMEALSKDLLEVGTTRWETLFNPQRLDLASVSAEVILELEKLWLGRNVEIRTDIPGDLPKVFADQRRMRQVLLNLLENALKYTGNGGHITLTMLHRTSQRVEVSVCDSGPGIPTEEQQRIFLDRVRLPQTSDRTTGFGVGLSVCRRIVEVHGGRIWVVSEPGEGACFTFTVPIWQGQGQEWGQAVLTEGELEP; from the coding sequence GTGGGGGAGGACGATCCCAAGGGTCGCCAGCGGCTGAAACTCCTGCTGGTGGCAGCACGCCATCACCTCTCCGGCCCAGACCTGAGATCCGTCGTTCACTACCTGGAGCGTGATGACGTCGGATTCCAGGTGACCCTGCAAGTGGCGGATCCATCGCAGCAGCCGGAACTGCTGGAGCTCCACAGGCTTGTGATCACACCGGCCCTGATCAAGCTGTCCCCTTCACCAAAGCAGGTCTTCGCCGGCAGCAACATTCTTCAGCAACTCAAGGGATGGGTGCCCCGCTGGCAACAGGACGGCGTGGTGAGCGGATTGGGGCTCAGCCTGAGGCCCACTGAGCTGGACGGCAGCCGCACCCAGAAGGAACTTCAACTCGAAGATCAGCTCCTGGTGCTGCGCCAGGAGAACGAGACCCTGATCGACAGGATCCACGCCCAGGAGCGGCTGCTGAGGATGGTGGCCCACGAATTAAGGACTCCGCTCACGGCAGCAGCCCTGGCCCTTCAGAGCCAGAGGCTGGGACAGATCGATATGAACCGCTTCCAGGACGTGATCACGCGGCGGCTTGAGGAGATGGAAGCCTTGTCCAAGGATCTGCTTGAAGTGGGCACCACGCGTTGGGAAACGCTGTTCAATCCCCAACGCCTGGATTTGGCCAGCGTGTCGGCGGAGGTGATCCTCGAACTGGAAAAACTCTGGCTGGGCCGGAACGTCGAGATCAGAACCGATATCCCTGGCGATCTCCCCAAGGTCTTCGCTGATCAGCGCCGCATGCGACAGGTGTTGCTGAATCTGTTGGAGAACGCTCTCAAGTACACCGGCAATGGAGGGCACATCACCCTCACCATGCTCCACCGCACCAGTCAGAGGGTTGAGGTGAGTGTCTGTGACAGCGGACCTGGCATCCCCACCGAAGAGCAGCAGCGGATCTTTCTGGATCGGGTTCGCCTGCCTCAGACCTCCGATCGCACCACAGGGTTCGGCGTGGGCTTATCCGTCTGTCGCCGCATCGTGGAAGTGCATGGGGGACGGATCTGGGTCGTCTCCGAGCCAGGAGAGGGTGCCTGCTTCACCTTCACTGTGCCGATCTGGCAAGGCCAGGGGCAGGAATGGGGGCAGGCTGTCTTGACGGAGGGAGAGCTCGAGCCGTAG
- a CDS encoding cAMP phosphodiesterase: MRKYFFSVALLANSLLFGSAPVLAQSAAGGTKPATANDINTYMTISIVTFCEARGQGISFDKSIPVALAGQASAVFQKHGGVVPGSSQPLTEEQFFKTSPFMLVGGAMKVCKDQVPADQQKKFEKAAAELKARSKK, encoded by the coding sequence ATGAGGAAATATTTTTTCTCGGTCGCGTTATTAGCTAATTCATTGTTATTCGGTTCAGCTCCGGTTTTGGCGCAATCAGCAGCCGGTGGTACGAAGCCTGCCACTGCTAATGATATCAATACATACATGACGATTTCGATTGTCACCTTCTGCGAGGCCAGGGGGCAAGGGATCAGTTTCGACAAATCGATTCCAGTGGCGCTTGCTGGTCAGGCTTCTGCTGTTTTTCAGAAGCATGGTGGTGTCGTCCCTGGCTCCAGTCAGCCCCTTACGGAAGAGCAGTTCTTCAAAACGTCACCCTTCATGCTGGTGGGGGGCGCTATGAAGGTCTGCAAGGATCAAGTTCCTGCCGATCAGCAGAAAAAGTTTGAGAAGGCAGCTGCAGAGCTGAAAGCTCGTTCAAAGAAGTAA
- the pepN gene encoding aminopeptidase N, with protein sequence MVSAIPVRLSDYRPWLFVMPKIRLDVEISPSDVFVTSRLELEPRLGAESLQLRGVDLEIRSLKLDGEDLASDAYSYVDQLLTIPAPPDKLFVLETCCRIDPYSNSSLEGLYASGGLLSTQCEAEGFRRITFHPDRPDVLSRWTVRVEADRSSCPVLLSNGNAVSKEDLADGRHAVTWEDPFPKPSYLFALVAGDLREIRDQFTTASGRAVTLRLHVEEGDEPFTAHAIESLKRSMAWDEQVYQLEYDLDEYNIVAVRHFNMGAMENKSLNIFNSKLVLADAETATDAELERIESVIAHEYFHNWSGNRITCRDWFQLSLKEGLTVFRDQSFTADLHSAAVKRIEDVAMLRNTQFREDAGPTAHPVKPAEYQAIDNFYTTTIYEKGAELIRMLHTLLGQERFMRGMAIYVSRFDGTAATTEDFVQSIVDGAAQNGEPLGFDPEQFKRWYHQAGTPELKVQRRWDTEKGQLTLELQQSTPPTPGQAEKQPLVLPIAVALVGEQGRIGDEQLLVMNAEKASFTLQAEPGPEAPALSLLRRFSAPVNVQLEQPLQESLQLLAHDDDPFSRWDAGQRLARQVLLARAADQPDATVETALISALRQRLSAYGGSGGQDLAILLALPGTAELEALQNPVDPLALYAARLEWIADLGRHLSDPLHRLLERCRGDWGQAWPEGQGARSLTGLAWAWLAAAGDAEARQQALEAVSGPSMTLARAALRALQPLEVGERDQALERFYQRWQDKPVILDAWFSLEASAPRQDGLQRVKDLLEHPRFDPLAPNSLRAVLGGFTANVPVFHAIDGSGYRFMADQIAAVDARNPITASRMAKVFSRWSSYGPERQSAMRQAIDGLAAADLSANTAEVVAMLRT encoded by the coding sequence ATGGTTTCAGCAATTCCCGTCCGCCTGTCGGATTACAGGCCATGGCTCTTTGTCATGCCAAAAATTCGGTTGGATGTGGAAATCAGCCCAAGCGATGTGTTCGTAACCAGTCGGCTGGAGCTTGAGCCGCGTCTTGGTGCTGAGAGCCTCCAGCTCCGCGGGGTAGATCTTGAAATCCGCAGCCTCAAGCTTGATGGTGAGGATCTCGCCAGTGATGCCTACAGCTACGTCGATCAGCTGCTGACGATCCCTGCTCCACCGGACAAGCTCTTTGTTCTGGAGACCTGTTGCCGCATTGATCCCTACTCCAACAGCTCTCTTGAGGGTCTGTATGCCAGTGGTGGCCTGCTGAGCACTCAATGTGAGGCGGAGGGATTCCGGCGGATCACGTTTCATCCGGATCGCCCTGATGTGCTCAGTCGCTGGACGGTACGCGTCGAAGCGGATCGGAGCAGCTGTCCTGTGCTGCTCAGCAATGGCAATGCCGTGTCCAAAGAGGATCTGGCAGATGGACGCCATGCCGTTACCTGGGAGGATCCTTTCCCCAAGCCCTCCTATCTATTCGCTCTCGTCGCAGGAGATCTTCGCGAGATCCGCGATCAGTTCACGACGGCATCCGGACGCGCGGTAACACTGCGCCTGCACGTGGAGGAGGGGGATGAGCCCTTCACCGCCCATGCCATCGAGTCCCTGAAGCGTTCCATGGCATGGGATGAGCAGGTGTATCAGCTTGAGTACGACCTCGATGAGTACAACATCGTTGCGGTGCGCCACTTCAATATGGGCGCGATGGAGAACAAAAGTCTCAACATCTTTAATTCAAAGCTGGTGCTGGCTGATGCCGAAACGGCCACGGATGCTGAGCTGGAGCGGATCGAAAGTGTGATTGCCCATGAATACTTCCACAACTGGAGCGGCAACCGGATCACCTGCCGTGACTGGTTTCAACTCTCTCTGAAGGAAGGTCTCACCGTCTTCCGTGATCAAAGCTTCACGGCCGACCTTCATTCCGCAGCGGTCAAGCGGATTGAGGATGTGGCGATGCTGCGCAACACCCAGTTCCGGGAAGATGCAGGGCCGACGGCGCATCCGGTAAAACCAGCTGAATATCAGGCGATTGACAACTTCTACACAACGACCATCTACGAGAAAGGCGCGGAACTGATTCGCATGCTGCACACCCTGCTGGGGCAGGAGCGGTTCATGCGAGGAATGGCGATCTATGTCAGTCGTTTTGACGGAACGGCCGCCACCACAGAAGATTTCGTGCAATCCATCGTCGATGGCGCCGCTCAAAACGGTGAACCGCTTGGATTTGACCCGGAGCAGTTCAAGCGTTGGTATCACCAGGCTGGGACTCCCGAGCTGAAGGTTCAGCGACGGTGGGACACCGAAAAGGGACAGTTAACACTCGAGCTTCAACAGAGCACGCCGCCAACCCCCGGCCAGGCTGAGAAGCAGCCGCTTGTGCTGCCGATCGCCGTGGCGCTGGTGGGTGAGCAGGGTCGCATTGGCGATGAACAACTCTTGGTGATGAACGCTGAGAAGGCCAGCTTCACGCTTCAAGCTGAGCCCGGACCTGAGGCACCGGCTCTTTCGCTTCTACGCCGCTTCTCGGCACCGGTGAACGTGCAGCTGGAACAGCCGTTGCAGGAATCGCTGCAGCTGCTCGCCCACGATGATGACCCCTTCAGTCGATGGGATGCCGGGCAGCGGCTGGCACGACAGGTGTTGCTAGCCCGCGCCGCCGATCAACCTGATGCGACGGTCGAAACGGCTTTGATTTCGGCCTTGCGCCAACGCCTGTCCGCCTACGGAGGGTCGGGTGGCCAGGACCTCGCCATTCTTCTGGCCCTGCCAGGCACCGCCGAACTGGAGGCCCTGCAGAACCCGGTGGATCCTCTGGCCCTCTACGCGGCGAGACTGGAGTGGATCGCGGACCTGGGGCGCCATCTTTCCGATCCGTTGCACCGACTTCTTGAAAGATGTCGCGGGGATTGGGGGCAGGCCTGGCCCGAGGGACAGGGCGCGCGCTCGCTCACGGGGCTCGCCTGGGCTTGGCTGGCCGCCGCGGGTGACGCTGAAGCCCGACAACAAGCGCTCGAGGCGGTGTCAGGACCGTCGATGACGCTGGCACGGGCCGCTTTGCGGGCATTACAGCCCCTGGAGGTTGGCGAACGGGATCAGGCGCTGGAGCGTTTCTATCAACGCTGGCAGGACAAGCCGGTGATTCTCGATGCCTGGTTTTCCCTTGAAGCGTCCGCTCCGCGACAGGACGGCCTGCAGCGGGTCAAGGACCTGCTGGAGCATCCCCGTTTCGATCCACTGGCACCCAACTCTCTTCGGGCAGTGCTGGGGGGATTCACCGCCAACGTTCCGGTGTTTCATGCGATCGATGGCAGTGGCTATCGCTTCATGGCCGATCAGATCGCTGCCGTGGATGCCCGCAACCCCATCACAGCCTCGCGGATGGCCAAAGTGTTCAGCCGCTGGAGCAGTTACGGTCCGGAGCGTCAGTCGGCCATGCGCCAGGCCATCGACGGCCTGGCGGCGGCTGACTTGTCAGCGAATACAGCTGAGGTGGTGGCCATGCTCAGGACGTGA
- a CDS encoding peroxiredoxin-like family protein: MTRHSTQAQDGALQPLLERLPPARSGWRQLVIVMGQLGDFDSMEYAQALVPRLAELEAARIDLLAFAIGDQGSAERFCGFTGFPQQCLEVDPHPGLHKDLGLYPGLKAPGGPWPGFLLMCAGIGSPGTLQEVLRGYTGDRSAPQIFADDEEVKAWPLPAFSAAMFARAGGRGFQRPFELATKRLRNMGEVLGHWRTYVPTDDHISQRGGTFLIDEDGFLLYEWRDTHLLGFAADMAMPLAFLEPYLSIDPG, translated from the coding sequence ATGACGCGCCACAGCACACAGGCTCAAGACGGGGCTCTCCAACCGTTGCTGGAGCGTCTGCCCCCAGCGCGTTCAGGGTGGCGACAGCTCGTCATCGTGATGGGACAGCTGGGCGATTTCGATTCGATGGAATACGCCCAAGCGTTGGTGCCCCGCTTGGCTGAACTTGAAGCGGCGCGCATCGATCTCCTGGCATTCGCCATCGGAGATCAAGGAAGTGCTGAGCGCTTCTGTGGGTTCACCGGATTTCCGCAGCAATGCCTTGAGGTTGATCCCCATCCGGGCCTGCATAAAGATCTTGGGCTGTACCCAGGGCTGAAGGCTCCCGGCGGCCCCTGGCCAGGATTTTTGCTGATGTGTGCTGGCATCGGCTCCCCGGGGACGTTGCAGGAGGTGTTGCGCGGTTACACCGGTGATCGCTCGGCTCCGCAGATCTTTGCCGATGACGAGGAGGTGAAGGCCTGGCCTTTGCCGGCTTTTTCTGCAGCCATGTTTGCTCGAGCCGGTGGACGGGGATTCCAACGGCCCTTCGAACTCGCGACGAAGAGGCTGCGAAACATGGGCGAAGTGCTTGGCCATTGGCGCACCTATGTGCCCACCGATGATCACATCTCCCAGCGGGGAGGGACGTTTCTGATCGATGAAGACGGCTTTCTGCTCTATGAGTGGCGGGACACACACCTGCTGGGTTTTGCTGCCGACATGGCAATGCCGTTGGCCTTCCTTGAGCCATACCTCAGTATTGATCCCGGTTAA